The region GGGCCGCAAAGCTGGGAATGAACCTGCAAAGTTCAACCCTGAAGGACGATGAAACCGGCGAGCCGTTCCATATTCAGCAGGCAAAACAGATCCGCGCGTACCGTCAGGCCTGGAAAGAGGCAGGGCATTCTCGACAGCCGCGGGTGTCGGTCAGCCGCAGCATTTTTGCGCTGATGGACGACCGCGACCGGATGTATTTCGGTGCCAGCCGCAACGACAGCGATAGCGTGGGCTATCTTGATGAGAAAACGCGCGCGATCTTTGGGCGAAGCTATGCGGCGGAGCCGGACAAGCTGATTGAACAGCTGAAAAAGGACGACGCGATTGCCGAAGCCGATACGTTATTGCTGACCGTGCCGAACCAGCTCGGTGTGGATTACAATGCGCACGTGATTGAGTCTATTCTCAAACACGTCGCACCGGCAATGGGCTGGCGCGAGTAGTCGTTCCGCTATCAGCCGTGAGATCGTAATGGAAAATCTGGCCCTCTGGTATCGCCGTTTTGGCGAGCCAGAAATCGTTCTGCAATCTGAAACCGCGCCGCTGGGGGCGCTTGCGCCGGGTCATCTGCGCGTGCGAATGCTGTTTTCTCCCGTGAACGCGTCCGATCTTATTCCCATTACCGGCGCCTACCGCCACAGAACCCCGTTACCGGCGGTAGCGGGGTATGAAGGTGTCGGCATTGTCACCGACGCGCCCGCGTCCTTTGCGCATCTGCTGGGTGAACGCGTCCTGCCGCTGCGCGGTCAAGGCACCTGGCAGCGCTATGTTGATTGCCCGGCAGAGTATGCTATCACCGTTCCGGACGCTGTTGACGCACATCTGGCCGCACGGGCCTATATCAACCCGCTGGCGGCGCAGATGATGCTTACCCGCTATCCGCCTGAAGGAAAGCGGGTGCTGCTGACGGCTGCCGGGTCGGATTGCGCCATTCTGCTGGGGCAGTGGGCACGTCAGGCAGGAGCGGAAGCCGTGTACGGGATCCACCGTTCCCCCGTTCACGCTGAACGGCTGGAGGCGATGGGTATCATTCCCGTCGCGCAGCATGACGCGCAGCGGATTGGCACCGTCGCCGCGCGTGCTGACGTCGTCTACGATGCCACCGGCGGGCCGCTGGCGGAAGCGATCCTCAGCGCGATGCCCGAGCAGGGCATGTTTGTCTGCTACGGGCTGCTCTCCGGGCAAACGTTCAGACAGCAACGGCCCGCGCCGCGCGTGGCGTGGTTCCATATCCGAAACGGTCTGGATGCGCTCAGCGCTGAGGCGTGGCGCGCGGAGTTTGACCGCATCTGGCTTAATTTGCCCGCCAGCGGGTACAGCGACGTCACGGTGTATCCGCTGGCGGAATGGCGGAGGGCGATCGGTACGTATCGCGAAGGGGGAAGGACCCGCAAGCCCCTCCTGTCGATGGCGGACTGACCGCTATTTATGGCTCATATCGCTCAGCAGCACGGCGATGGTTTGCCCGCCCGCCGTCTGTTCCAGGCCAATCTTGACGATAATGGTCAGCGGGACGGAGAGCAGCATTCCAACGGGCCCGAGCAGCCAGCCCCAGAAAATCAGGGACAAAAAGACCACCAGCGTGGAGAGTCCCAGCCCTCGCCCCATCATGCGTGGCTCAAGAATGTTACCGAACACCAGGTTGATGACCAGATAGCCGGCCAGCAGGATCAGCGCGTCATAAAGCCCGCTGAAAACCAGCACCTGAAGGATAGGGGGGATCGCCGCCAGCACGGAGCCGATGTTGGGAATGTAGTTAAGCGCAAACGCCAGTAGCCCCCAGACAAAGGCAAAGCGAACGTCCAGCGCCAGAAGCATCGCCCAGACGACACCGCCCGTGACCAGGCTAATCGCCGTTTTCAGCACCAGATAGCGGGAGACGCTGTCCAGCGCGCGTTGAATCGCCCCCATGCCTTCAACCGGACGGACCATCATCTGCTGCAGCTTTGCCGGCAGCTGCGGCACCTCCAGCAGCATGAACACCACCGTTAAAAACAGCAGGAAAATGGAGGTCATGGCATTGGAAAGCTGCGCCAGCAGGCTGGTGACGATCGTCATGGCCGCGTTGGGGTCGATATATTTCAGGAGCTCCTCAACCGAGATTTCGATACCCGCGCGCTGCAGCCAGGGTTCCAGCTGGAGCAGCGGTATCGCCAGCGAAGAACGGTACTTCGGCAGCGTTCGCGCCAGCTCATTGAGCGAGGTCCCCAGATACGCCACCAGCAAGACCATCGCCACAATGATGATGCTGATAAGCAGCGTGATTGCCAGCACGCGCGGGATGCGCAGGCGCGTCATGCGCTGCACCAGCGGGTTAAGGATCACCGCGATAAACAGGGCCAGAATAAAGGGCACAATAATGTCGGCGGCAAAACGAACGCCCGTCAGTATGATCACCAGCATGCCCAGCATGATGACAATTTTTAACCCGTTCAGGGTAATAATGGGTTTAGCCATGGTGACTCCGAATTTTTCTTTATATTTATAATAAAGGTGAAAGGCGTTGCAATAAACTAACCAAAATCAAACGGTATGGGTAAAGAATTGCAAAGACTTTGAGTAAAATCCTGGCTTATGGTACAAATCTGGTGTGTTTAACTACCGAGGACAATTTTCATCCGCAAAGACGAGAAGCAACAACGCGGATAATTGTAATTTTATGGACAATATGTTCAGGACGT is a window of Enterobacter cloacae complex sp. ECNIH7 DNA encoding:
- a CDS encoding zinc-dependent alcohol dehydrogenase family protein yields the protein MENLALWYRRFGEPEIVLQSETAPLGALAPGHLRVRMLFSPVNASDLIPITGAYRHRTPLPAVAGYEGVGIVTDAPASFAHLLGERVLPLRGQGTWQRYVDCPAEYAITVPDAVDAHLAARAYINPLAAQMMLTRYPPEGKRVLLTAAGSDCAILLGQWARQAGAEAVYGIHRSPVHAERLEAMGIIPVAQHDAQRIGTVAARADVVYDATGGPLAEAILSAMPEQGMFVCYGLLSGQTFRQQRPAPRVAWFHIRNGLDALSAEAWRAEFDRIWLNLPASGYSDVTVYPLAEWRRAIGTYREGGRTRKPLLSMAD
- a CDS encoding AI-2E family transporter, whose translation is MAKPIITLNGLKIVIMLGMLVIILTGVRFAADIIVPFILALFIAVILNPLVQRMTRLRIPRVLAITLLISIIIVAMVLLVAYLGTSLNELARTLPKYRSSLAIPLLQLEPWLQRAGIEISVEELLKYIDPNAAMTIVTSLLAQLSNAMTSIFLLFLTVVFMLLEVPQLPAKLQQMMVRPVEGMGAIQRALDSVSRYLVLKTAISLVTGGVVWAMLLALDVRFAFVWGLLAFALNYIPNIGSVLAAIPPILQVLVFSGLYDALILLAGYLVINLVFGNILEPRMMGRGLGLSTLVVFLSLIFWGWLLGPVGMLLSVPLTIIVKIGLEQTAGGQTIAVLLSDMSHK
- a CDS encoding protein YdgV: MFNYRGQFSSAKTRSNNADNCNFMDNMFRTYSSNNTAVYSTSFCLLSGEQHWRTAL